The proteins below are encoded in one region of Aequorivita iocasae:
- a CDS encoding rhodanese-like domain-containing protein produces MKTFFTFLVCLLFSGMMVGQKPLDELLKQYNTQSVPYIAVEELRMFQMNDTVTILDAREPEEFNVSHIKSAINVGYNNFSLEEKQIQKLNKYIPVIVYCSVGIRSEKIAEKLKNAGFDTVKNLYGGIFEWKNKGFPIIDPEGKETENVHAFSSHWSKYLTAGNPVY; encoded by the coding sequence ATGAAAACATTTTTTACATTCTTAGTTTGCTTGCTTTTTTCAGGTATGATGGTGGGTCAAAAGCCACTTGATGAATTGTTGAAACAATACAACACCCAAAGTGTCCCTTACATTGCTGTTGAAGAATTGCGCATGTTTCAAATGAATGACACGGTTACAATATTAGATGCGCGAGAGCCCGAGGAATTTAATGTAAGCCACATAAAGTCCGCAATAAATGTTGGATATAACAATTTTTCTTTAGAGGAAAAACAAATCCAAAAATTGAATAAATATATTCCTGTAATTGTATATTGCTCGGTTGGAATCCGTTCTGAAAAAATAGCCGAAAAATTGAAAAATGCTGGTTTTGATACCGTAAAAAATCTTTACGGCGGTATCTTTGAATGGAAGAATAAGGGTTTTCCAATTATTGATCCTGAAGGAAAAGAAACTGAAAATGTGCACGCCTTTTCCAGCCATTGGAGCAAATATTTAACTGCCGGAAACCCTGTTTACTGA
- a CDS encoding arsenosugar biosynthesis-associated peroxidase-like protein, producing the protein MASQNYYDPADLKKFGNITEWSKELGEKFFEYYGKVFEEGALSAREKSLIALAVAHTEMCPYCIDAYSKDGLQRGITKEEMMEAIHVGAAIKSGASLVHGVQMMNKVNKLEM; encoded by the coding sequence ATGGCCTCACAAAATTATTATGACCCAGCAGATTTAAAAAAATTCGGAAATATCACAGAATGGAGCAAAGAGCTCGGTGAAAAATTTTTTGAATATTATGGAAAAGTTTTTGAAGAAGGCGCACTATCTGCCCGTGAAAAATCGCTCATCGCGCTTGCCGTGGCCCATACTGAAATGTGCCCTTATTGTATTGATGCCTATTCAAAGGACGGACTACAACGCGGCATCACCAAAGAAGAAATGATGGAAGCCATACATGTGGGAGCAGCCATTAAAAGTGGCGCCAGCCTCGTACACGGAGTACAAATGATGAATAAGGTGAATAAACTTGAAATGTAA
- a CDS encoding DUF481 domain-containing protein — MKYPIALFFICFSFTAKSQILNAESLRKVTDTSGFSGSVSLGFSLKRDVNDYFAFSSSTHLQYKMNKHLVLLKNDIELKNIEGNKFENAGITHLRYNYRFHPRIAWEVFGQAQYNKVSKIDFRGLVGTGPRFKLTTSENYKFYLGTHIMYEQEELSDGVTPLQRDFRSTSYLSFSLYPTETISLVSTTYYQPKLKDFGDYRISNQSSLLIDLFKNFAFKTTYTFIYDETPALGIPNSQYNLESGFVYSFD; from the coding sequence ATGAAATATCCAATTGCGCTCTTCTTCATATGCTTTTCATTTACTGCAAAATCCCAAATACTCAATGCCGAATCGCTTCGGAAAGTAACTGATACCTCTGGTTTTTCGGGTTCTGTAAGTCTTGGCTTTTCATTGAAACGCGATGTAAATGACTATTTCGCCTTTAGCAGCAGTACACACCTACAATACAAAATGAATAAGCATTTGGTACTGTTGAAGAATGATATTGAATTAAAAAACATTGAAGGCAACAAATTTGAGAATGCGGGAATAACCCATCTTCGCTATAACTATAGGTTTCATCCTAGAATAGCATGGGAGGTTTTTGGGCAAGCGCAGTATAACAAAGTTTCAAAAATAGATTTTAGGGGACTCGTTGGAACGGGACCGCGCTTTAAACTAACTACTTCAGAAAATTATAAATTCTATTTGGGAACGCATATAATGTATGAACAAGAGGAGCTCAGCGATGGTGTAACACCGCTTCAACGCGATTTTAGGAGCACTTCCTACCTTTCCTTCAGTTTGTACCCAACCGAAACCATAAGCCTTGTAAGTACTACTTATTATCAACCTAAACTTAAAGACTTTGGCGATTATCGTATATCAAACCAAAGTTCATTGCTGATTGATTTATTTAAAAACTTTGCCTTCAAAACCACTTACACATTTATATATGATGAAACCCCCGCTCTTGGCATTCCAAACTCACAGTACAATCTGGAAAGCGGCTTTGTTTATTCTTTTGATTAA
- the arsS gene encoding arsenosugar biosynthesis radical SAM (seleno)protein ArsS (Some members of this family are selenoproteins.): MLKEKKKKQQSLHKRHSDLAIANKQLEKLSNGIFANGELPTFSEKINETNQFPLRPKKLEILQINVGYMCNQVCEHCHVDAGPDRKEIMTRETMEQCLEVIRNTGAHTLDLTGGAPEMNPDFRWFVDEASKAGIQDFIVRSNLTIIRANKKYYDLPEFFKSHNVHVVSSMPHWTRGKTDKQRGEGVFDQSIKALQELNAVGYGMPDSDLQLDLVYNPSGAFLPGDQASMEKDFKKALLEDFGIHFHNLFAITNLPISRFLDYLIASDNYEDYMYSLVEAYNPLAVKNVMCRNTISVSWDGYLYDCDFNQMLELKVASKIQHISEYNEDILNDRKIVISQHCYGCTAGAGSSCQGATAT; this comes from the coding sequence ATGCTTAAGGAAAAAAAGAAAAAACAACAATCTCTTCATAAACGCCATAGCGATCTTGCTATCGCAAATAAACAGTTGGAAAAACTCTCCAACGGCATATTTGCCAATGGCGAGCTTCCTACTTTTTCAGAAAAAATAAACGAAACCAATCAGTTTCCCCTGCGACCGAAGAAACTTGAAATTCTTCAAATTAACGTTGGCTATATGTGCAATCAGGTTTGCGAGCATTGCCACGTAGACGCAGGCCCGGATCGAAAGGAGATAATGACGCGCGAAACAATGGAGCAGTGTTTGGAGGTTATCCGAAACACGGGCGCCCATACGTTAGACTTAACTGGAGGCGCTCCCGAAATGAACCCAGATTTCCGTTGGTTTGTTGATGAGGCAAGTAAAGCTGGTATTCAAGATTTTATCGTTCGAAGTAACTTGACGATTATCCGCGCCAATAAAAAATATTACGATCTTCCGGAGTTTTTCAAAAGTCACAATGTACACGTTGTTAGCAGCATGCCACATTGGACTCGTGGAAAAACTGATAAACAACGTGGTGAGGGTGTTTTTGACCAATCCATTAAAGCATTACAGGAATTGAATGCCGTCGGTTACGGAATGCCCGATAGCGATTTGCAGTTGGATTTAGTCTATAATCCAAGTGGTGCTTTTTTGCCGGGTGACCAGGCGAGCATGGAAAAAGATTTCAAGAAAGCATTATTGGAAGATTTCGGGATTCATTTCCACAATCTTTTTGCCATAACCAATTTACCCATTTCAAGATTTTTGGACTATTTGATCGCTTCGGACAATTATGAAGATTATATGTATTCTTTGGTTGAAGCATACAATCCCCTTGCCGTAAAGAATGTTATGTGTCGCAATACCATCTCAGTAAGTTGGGACGGCTATTTGTATGATTGCGATTTCAACCAAATGTTGGAATTGAAGGTTGCCAGTAAAATCCAGCACATTTCAGAATACAACGAAGATATTTTGAACGATAGAAAAATTGTAATTTCACAACATTGTTATGGTTGTACGGCAGGAGCAGGAAGCAGTTGCCAAGGCGCGACGGCAACATAA
- a CDS encoding purine-nucleoside phosphorylase yields the protein MNTLKYIEEAAAYLQQREFDKPEIGIILGTGLGKIIEKVNVEAEVSYNHIPNFPTATVEFHKGKLIYGTLEGKKAVLMQGRFHVYEGYSLTDVTFPVRVMHLLGIKQLLVSNASGAINSNFKKGEIMLIDDHINLQGDSPLAFRGVEKMGERFVDMSAPYNAEMNQKMEQIASEKNIKLHKGVYVSVVGPQLETRAEYRYLKIIGADAVGMSTVPEVIVANHLGLPVSAVSILTDECDPNDLKPVNIEEIIAMAAKAEPDMITLFTELIKQL from the coding sequence ATGAATACTTTAAAATACATTGAAGAAGCGGCGGCCTATCTTCAACAAAGAGAGTTTGACAAACCCGAAATAGGGATTATTCTCGGGACCGGCCTCGGGAAAATAATTGAAAAGGTGAACGTTGAGGCAGAAGTAAGCTACAACCACATTCCCAATTTCCCTACGGCCACCGTTGAATTTCACAAAGGAAAATTGATTTACGGTACGTTGGAAGGGAAAAAAGCAGTGCTTATGCAGGGCCGCTTTCACGTCTATGAGGGCTATTCACTTACCGATGTTACCTTCCCCGTGCGTGTGATGCACCTTTTGGGAATCAAGCAATTGCTGGTAAGCAACGCTTCGGGAGCTATAAATAGCAATTTCAAAAAAGGTGAAATCATGCTAATTGACGACCACATAAACCTCCAGGGAGATTCGCCCCTTGCCTTTCGCGGAGTAGAAAAAATGGGGGAACGTTTTGTAGATATGAGCGCACCTTACAATGCTGAAATGAATCAGAAAATGGAGCAGATTGCTTCAGAAAAAAATATAAAACTGCACAAAGGTGTGTACGTCAGCGTGGTTGGGCCACAATTGGAAACCCGTGCTGAATATCGCTATTTAAAAATAATAGGTGCCGATGCAGTGGGAATGAGCACAGTGCCAGAAGTTATCGTCGCCAATCATTTGGGGTTGCCCGTTTCGGCAGTTTCAATCCTAACTGATGAATGTGATCCAAACGACCTAAAACCTGTGAATATTGAAGAAATAATCGCAATGGCTGCCAAAGCGGAACCAGACATGATTACGTTATTTACAGAATTAATCAAACAACTTTAG
- the lptC gene encoding LPS export ABC transporter periplasmic protein LptC, producing the protein MYTAINMFKSVMALVLAITLFACESNYQNVKKMSLSDGAPVAEGKDINFKYTDSGKLVTNLLAPKLLDYSNLEFPFKEFPNGIEVRFWDEKGKKNTVTADYAIQFDNTGLVDLQDNVVVITADSVVLKANQLYWDQKNKWVFTDQPYQIKFKDGSYNDGAVGFDSSEDFTTFLSRKNQGVQLVDKTKKEDAN; encoded by the coding sequence ATGTACACCGCAATAAATATGTTTAAAAGCGTGATGGCCCTGGTATTGGCCATCACGCTTTTTGCATGTGAAAGTAATTACCAAAACGTTAAAAAGATGAGTCTTTCAGATGGCGCTCCAGTAGCTGAAGGAAAAGACATCAACTTTAAATACACTGATTCTGGAAAATTGGTGACAAACCTTTTGGCTCCCAAACTACTGGATTATTCAAACTTGGAATTTCCATTTAAAGAATTTCCCAATGGCATTGAAGTTCGATTTTGGGATGAAAAAGGAAAAAAAAATACGGTAACGGCAGATTATGCCATTCAATTTGACAACACTGGTTTAGTAGATTTACAGGACAATGTTGTGGTAATAACAGCAGATAGTGTGGTTCTAAAAGCAAATCAGCTTTATTGGGACCAAAAAAATAAATGGGTTTTTACAGACCAACCTTACCAAATTAAATTTAAGGACGGCTCATATAATGATGGCGCCGTGGGGTTTGACAGTAGCGAAGATTTTACTACCTTCCTATCCAGAAAAAACCAAGGAGTACAATTAGTAGACAAAACCAAAAAAGAAGATGCTAACTAA
- a CDS encoding tryptophan 2,3-dioxygenase family protein, with amino-acid sequence MDNTEIIKAIEEKYKNLGENPETYLKGLLQAKPITYWDYIQVDTLLSLQKTRTDFKDEEIFVMYHQVTELTLKMMIHEIKQLSEGENLSEEIWLTKLDRLKRYTRMLITSFDIMKDGMSYEDYNTFRSTLTPASGFQSAQFRILELYSTRLKNLINSEGRERLPQNPTLDDYFKHIYWKDAGLNRKTGKMTLTLQLFIEKYEADFKALAENVKGKTLEERVAQMENPSEELKEKLKQFDHFYNVAWPMVHLDTAQHYLNSKGENKTATGGSEWKKYLHPKYQQRKFFPTLWTDEEIANWGE; translated from the coding sequence ATGGACAATACAGAAATTATAAAAGCAATTGAAGAGAAATATAAAAACCTGGGCGAAAATCCCGAAACCTACCTCAAGGGACTTTTACAGGCAAAACCCATAACCTATTGGGACTATATTCAAGTGGACACCTTGCTTTCACTCCAAAAAACAAGAACTGATTTTAAGGATGAAGAAATATTCGTGATGTACCATCAGGTAACGGAACTTACCCTCAAAATGATGATCCACGAAATAAAACAACTTTCTGAGGGTGAAAACCTTTCAGAGGAAATTTGGTTGACAAAACTTGATCGTTTAAAAAGATATACCCGAATGCTCATCACCAGTTTCGATATTATGAAAGATGGCATGAGCTATGAAGATTATAACACCTTCCGTTCTACCCTCACCCCTGCTAGCGGTTTTCAGAGCGCACAGTTCAGAATATTGGAACTTTACAGCACTCGGCTTAAAAATTTAATCAATTCCGAAGGAAGGGAAAGATTACCGCAAAACCCCACACTTGATGATTACTTCAAGCATATTTATTGGAAAGATGCCGGTCTAAACAGAAAGACTGGTAAAATGACACTCACCCTTCAGCTTTTCATCGAGAAATATGAAGCAGATTTCAAAGCCCTGGCTGAAAATGTAAAAGGAAAAACCCTGGAAGAACGAGTGGCCCAAATGGAAAACCCTTCCGAAGAATTAAAAGAAAAGTTGAAACAGTTTGATCATTTTTACAACGTCGCTTGGCCTATGGTACATTTAGATACCGCACAGCATTATTTAAACAGTAAAGGGGAAAATAAAACCGCAACGGGCGGTTCGGAATGGAAAAAATACCTACATCCAAAATACCAACAGCGCAAATTCTTCCCTACCCTCTGGACCGATGAAGAAATTGCCAACTGGGGCGAATAA
- a CDS encoding hemolysin family protein yields the protein MLILSAFFSGMEIAYVSSNKIHIEIEKKQNTFLAGILKKITKRPSKFIATMLVGNNIALVIYGFFMGDLLMEYIPIAGFTGLIIQTIISTIVILLTAEFLPKVFFQIYANSLVKIFAVPAYFFYFLFSLISEFIIWISDLVLKLIFKSEGDTVQLSFSKLELGNYISEQMEIAETQDEMDSEIQIFQNALDFSEVKSREAMIPRTEVVAVEIDTTPKELAKLFTETGLSKILVYKENIDDILGYVHSFELFKKPASIKKVLMPVVFVPETMLVKDVLGILSKKRKSIAVVIDEYGGTSGIITVEDIIEELFGDIEDEHDSIALIEEELGDGHYKFSARLEVDYLNETYKLDLEESENYETLGGLIVNHTEEIPEQGETVEIEDYIFTILEVSSTKIELVEVKNLSED from the coding sequence ATGCTTATACTCTCCGCCTTCTTTTCAGGTATGGAGATTGCCTATGTTTCTTCCAATAAAATTCATATTGAAATTGAAAAGAAACAAAACACATTTCTAGCAGGAATTCTAAAAAAAATAACCAAACGCCCCTCAAAGTTTATTGCCACCATGCTTGTAGGCAATAATATTGCACTGGTGATCTACGGTTTCTTTATGGGCGATCTGCTAATGGAATACATCCCCATTGCTGGGTTTACAGGTTTAATTATACAAACCATAATTTCTACGATTGTAATCTTGCTTACCGCAGAGTTTCTGCCAAAAGTTTTCTTTCAGATTTATGCAAATAGCTTGGTCAAAATTTTTGCGGTTCCAGCATATTTCTTCTATTTTCTATTTTCTTTGATTTCTGAATTTATCATTTGGATTTCAGATTTGGTGCTGAAATTAATATTTAAATCTGAAGGCGATACCGTACAACTCAGTTTCAGCAAATTGGAACTAGGAAATTACATTTCTGAACAAATGGAGATTGCCGAAACCCAGGACGAGATGGATTCTGAAATACAGATCTTCCAAAACGCCCTTGATTTTTCCGAAGTAAAATCGCGCGAGGCAATGATACCGCGTACAGAAGTAGTGGCGGTAGAAATTGACACAACCCCAAAGGAGCTCGCAAAACTTTTTACCGAAACCGGCCTTTCAAAAATTCTGGTCTATAAAGAAAATATAGACGATATTTTGGGCTACGTGCATTCCTTTGAACTTTTCAAAAAGCCTGCAAGCATCAAAAAGGTACTGATGCCCGTCGTTTTTGTTCCCGAAACCATGCTTGTCAAAGATGTATTGGGCATTCTAAGCAAAAAGAGAAAAAGCATTGCGGTAGTAATTGACGAATATGGCGGGACCAGCGGGATAATTACTGTAGAAGATATTATAGAAGAACTTTTTGGCGATATTGAAGACGAACACGACAGCATTGCCCTTATTGAAGAAGAACTGGGCGATGGCCATTATAAATTCTCAGCGCGCTTGGAAGTAGATTACCTAAATGAAACCTACAAGTTGGATTTGGAAGAAAGTGAAAACTACGAAACCCTGGGCGGGCTGATAGTGAACCATACCGAAGAAATCCCGGAACAAGGCGAAACCGTTGAAATTGAAGATTATATTTTTACAATTCTAGAAGTTTCAAGCACCAAAATTGAACTCGTGGAAGTAAAAAACCTTTCCGAGGATTAG
- a CDS encoding DUF488 domain-containing protein, producing the protein MDIQTKRIYEKPANLDGTRILVDRVWPRGISKEDAKLDEWMKEIAPSTELRKWFDHEEERFDDFSKKYKKELEDRSKLVQQLLEKAKEKRLTLLYGAKDEKHNQAIVLKNYLENQ; encoded by the coding sequence ATGGACATACAAACAAAACGGATATACGAAAAACCAGCCAACCTTGATGGTACAAGGATTTTGGTAGATCGCGTTTGGCCACGTGGCATAAGCAAGGAAGATGCAAAATTGGACGAATGGATGAAGGAAATCGCCCCTTCAACGGAACTTCGAAAATGGTTTGACCACGAAGAAGAACGATTTGATGATTTCTCAAAAAAATATAAAAAAGAACTGGAAGACCGTTCAAAACTGGTACAACAACTGTTGGAAAAAGCAAAGGAAAAACGCCTCACTCTTCTCTATGGGGCAAAGGATGAAAAACACAACCAAGCCATTGTTCTAAAAAATTATCTGGAAAACCAGTAA
- a CDS encoding peptidylprolyl isomerase, translated as MAILNSIRKRGIFLILIIALALFAFILSDVLTKGGGTKVQDTIATVNGTDISRQSFMEEVEATQRSMGPNANTSQAVNMVWERELRRVILDEQYEKAGLSVEKAQLDDALKSSLANNPTFLNEAGQVDDGKIQEYIASIKTSSPEMYQQWLNFEQNTADAVLQRTYLNMVKGGLRTTIAEGEQEYHFQNDNLNFNYVMVPYSKIADEEVKVSDEEIKKYVAAHPNEYEVEAQADIQYVFFSEEPSESDIEEAKTETAALLNNKVEFNQDTKSNDTIAGFRNTTDYEEFVNVNSDVPYYDRWMFKDELPQTVADTLINLNEGAIYGPYKVDNSFYLSKVLETKKMPDSAESKHILIRYVGTLRAPETITKTKEEAQKLADSILNVVKKDKSKFAELATEFSDDSSKDNGGELGNSTPGRMVPAFDKFIFNNPTGTIGLVETDFGFHIVEVGKQSEPKKAIKLATVVKEIEASDKTINDVFSKASKFEVALQDGDFSELAKAQNLEVKPVNNLGKMESNIPGIGANRPIVNWAFEDDTKVGDIKRFSIPEGYILAQLTRKNEKGLMSVEQASPTVKPILLNEKKAKKIRESISGNTLEEIAKNQNVSVQTATGVTMANPMIGATNEPKVVGAAFGTKPGQTTSLIDGKNGVYKVKTTAFNPAPKMESYVNYANQLSTKAAPASQNAVYNALKKKADIEDNRATFY; from the coding sequence ATGGCAATCTTAAACAGTATTAGAAAACGTGGGATATTTCTTATCCTCATTATTGCATTGGCGCTTTTCGCCTTTATTTTAAGTGATGTATTAACCAAAGGCGGCGGCACAAAAGTTCAAGACACCATTGCCACAGTTAATGGCACCGATATTTCCAGACAAAGCTTTATGGAAGAGGTAGAAGCTACCCAGCGTAGCATGGGCCCAAATGCCAATACCTCACAAGCCGTAAATATGGTATGGGAACGTGAACTTCGTCGCGTGATCTTAGATGAGCAATATGAAAAAGCAGGCCTTTCCGTTGAAAAAGCCCAATTGGATGACGCCCTTAAATCTTCATTGGCAAACAATCCAACTTTTCTAAACGAAGCTGGCCAGGTTGATGATGGCAAAATACAGGAATATATTGCAAGCATTAAAACTTCTTCTCCTGAAATGTACCAGCAGTGGTTAAACTTTGAACAAAATACTGCAGATGCTGTACTTCAGCGCACCTATTTAAATATGGTAAAAGGCGGTTTGCGCACCACCATTGCAGAAGGGGAGCAAGAATACCATTTCCAGAACGACAATCTAAATTTTAACTATGTAATGGTTCCTTATAGCAAAATTGCAGATGAGGAGGTAAAAGTTTCTGATGAAGAAATAAAAAAGTATGTTGCCGCACATCCTAATGAGTATGAAGTTGAGGCACAGGCTGACATTCAATATGTATTCTTTTCTGAAGAACCATCAGAATCAGACATTGAAGAAGCAAAAACTGAAACTGCTGCTTTGCTAAATAACAAGGTAGAGTTCAACCAAGACACTAAAAGCAATGATACCATTGCCGGTTTCAGAAACACAACAGATTATGAAGAGTTTGTAAACGTAAACTCTGACGTTCCTTACTACGACCGTTGGATGTTTAAGGACGAACTGCCCCAAACAGTTGCGGACACCCTGATCAATCTGAACGAAGGCGCAATATACGGACCTTATAAGGTTGACAATTCATTCTACCTTTCCAAAGTTTTGGAAACCAAAAAAATGCCTGATTCTGCTGAGTCAAAGCATATTTTAATTCGCTATGTCGGAACTTTAAGAGCTCCAGAAACTATTACAAAAACCAAGGAAGAGGCTCAAAAATTGGCCGATAGCATCCTGAATGTTGTGAAGAAAGACAAATCTAAATTTGCGGAGCTTGCAACCGAATTTTCTGATGACAGTTCAAAAGATAACGGTGGTGAGTTAGGAAACTCCACACCTGGAAGAATGGTGCCAGCTTTTGACAAATTTATTTTCAATAATCCTACAGGAACCATTGGTCTTGTAGAAACTGATTTCGGTTTTCACATTGTGGAAGTAGGAAAGCAATCTGAGCCCAAAAAAGCAATAAAGCTTGCTACTGTTGTCAAAGAAATAGAGGCTTCAGATAAAACAATCAATGATGTTTTTTCAAAAGCTTCTAAGTTTGAAGTAGCCTTACAGGATGGTGATTTTTCAGAATTGGCAAAAGCACAAAATCTTGAAGTAAAGCCTGTAAACAATCTTGGGAAGATGGAATCGAATATTCCCGGTATTGGCGCTAATCGCCCTATAGTTAATTGGGCTTTTGAAGATGACACAAAAGTTGGTGACATAAAACGATTCAGTATTCCGGAAGGATATATCTTAGCTCAACTTACGCGTAAAAATGAAAAAGGATTAATGAGTGTTGAGCAAGCTTCGCCTACAGTTAAACCGATCCTTTTAAATGAGAAAAAAGCCAAGAAAATACGTGAGTCTATATCTGGAAATACCCTTGAGGAAATTGCCAAAAACCAAAATGTAAGCGTGCAAACAGCCACAGGCGTTACAATGGCAAACCCTATGATCGGCGCAACGAACGAACCGAAAGTAGTGGGCGCAGCTTTTGGAACAAAACCCGGCCAGACTACTAGTCTGATTGATGGTAAAAACGGCGTTTATAAAGTTAAGACTACTGCTTTCAATCCAGCTCCGAAAATGGAATCTTACGTAAATTATGCCAACCAATTGAGTACCAAAGCTGCTCCTGCTTCACAAAATGCTGTTTACAATGCATTAAAGAAGAAAGCAGATATTGAAGATAATCGTGCTACTTTCTATTAA
- the arsM gene encoding arsenosugar biosynthesis arsenite methyltransferase ArsM, giving the protein MSYLDITNNVYKQAALTPDVGLCCTTNPIWELPGLKIPKIMQEMNYGCGSTVNARDLTNNPKILYVGVGGGMELLQFSYFNRTENGVIGIDTVGEMLEASRKNFAEAERLNPWFKSEFIDLKKGDALNLPVEDNSIDVAAQNCLFNIFKAEDLKKAIEEMYRVLKPHGRLVMSDPICEQQMNQTLREDSRLRALCLSGSIPIAEYVKALTDVGFGTIEIRARKPYRILDPKNYPTDELIYIESIEVAAIKDPMPEDGPCIFTGKAAIYYGNEAYFDDKKGHILLKNQPLAICDKTAGAIANLNRDDIFISESTFHYDGGGCC; this is encoded by the coding sequence ATGAGCTATCTAGATATCACAAACAACGTATACAAACAAGCGGCACTCACCCCAGATGTGGGGCTATGCTGCACCACAAACCCCATTTGGGAACTTCCCGGACTAAAGATTCCTAAGATTATGCAGGAAATGAACTATGGCTGCGGAAGCACCGTAAATGCACGCGATCTTACCAATAACCCGAAAATATTATATGTTGGCGTTGGTGGTGGAATGGAACTGCTTCAGTTTTCATATTTCAATAGAACTGAAAATGGCGTTATTGGGATTGATACGGTAGGTGAAATGCTTGAAGCTTCCCGAAAAAACTTTGCGGAAGCTGAAAGATTAAACCCCTGGTTTAAAAGTGAGTTTATAGATTTAAAAAAAGGCGATGCCCTAAACCTTCCCGTAGAAGATAATAGTATTGATGTTGCGGCACAGAACTGTCTTTTCAATATTTTTAAGGCTGAAGATCTTAAAAAAGCTATTGAAGAAATGTACCGTGTTTTAAAACCTCACGGACGTTTAGTTATGAGCGACCCGATTTGCGAACAGCAAATGAACCAAACCCTTCGCGAAGATTCCCGCCTTCGCGCACTTTGTTTAAGCGGAAGCATTCCAATTGCTGAATACGTGAAAGCGTTGACCGATGTAGGTTTCGGCACTATTGAAATTCGCGCTAGAAAACCATACCGAATTCTTGATCCAAAAAACTATCCAACGGACGAATTAATCTATATCGAATCAATTGAGGTTGCTGCAATAAAAGACCCAATGCCCGAAGACGGACCGTGTATTTTTACGGGAAAAGCCGCTATTTATTACGGAAACGAAGCTTATTTTGATGATAAAAAAGGACACATCCTTTTAAAAAACCAACCCTTAGCAATTTGTGATAAAACCGCGGGAGCTATAGCAAACTTAAATCGTGATGACATTTTTATTAGCGAATCTACATTTCATTATGACGGGGGAGGCTGTTGTTAA
- a CDS encoding TIGR04282 family arsenosugar biosynthesis glycosyltransferase, whose translation MGLLSSKQTDGDNEMAFDFHFPTSKKALLIFTRNPELGKVKTRLAKSVGDESALKIYKFLLKHTVEITEKLNVDKYVFYSENIHRDDIWNPDIFRKKLQIGNDLGERMKNAFSEIFGMGYEKAIIIGSDMFDLSKNDLETAYDVLETTPFVIGPATDGGYYLLGMKELNPEIFQNKDWGTSNVLETTLKDLPNEKYVLLEERNDVDYFEDIKEIDAFQQFLPPYLDKNFL comes from the coding sequence ATGGGCTTACTTTCCTCAAAACAAACTGACGGCGACAATGAAATGGCTTTCGATTTTCATTTCCCCACTTCAAAAAAGGCATTGCTAATTTTTACGCGAAACCCAGAATTGGGAAAAGTAAAAACGCGCTTGGCAAAATCGGTTGGCGATGAAAGCGCACTGAAAATTTACAAGTTTCTGCTGAAACATACAGTGGAAATCACAGAGAAATTGAATGTGGATAAATATGTTTTTTATTCAGAAAACATTCATCGTGATGACATTTGGAATCCAGATATTTTCAGAAAAAAATTACAAATAGGAAATGATTTAGGCGAAAGGATGAAAAATGCCTTTTCGGAAATCTTCGGGATGGGCTATGAAAAAGCAATCATCATTGGCAGTGATATGTTCGATTTAAGCAAAAATGATTTGGAAACTGCTTACGATGTGCTAGAAACAACTCCATTCGTGATTGGCCCCGCGACCGACGGCGGTTATTATTTATTGGGAATGAAAGAATTGAATCCCGAAATATTTCAAAATAAAGATTGGGGAACTAGTAACGTTTTGGAAACTACGCTGAAAGATTTACCAAACGAAAAATATGTTCTGCTCGAAGAACGCAATGATGTTGATTATTTTGAAGACATTAAAGAGATTGACGCATTTCAGCAATTTCTACCACCTTATTTGGACAAAAATTTTTTATAG